From Luteococcus japonicus, one genomic window encodes:
- a CDS encoding response regulator transcription factor translates to MNQIPGPVVLVVEDDRQASDLLAEILGERGMRVVQAFTGPDGMRLAHTEQPDLVLLDLMLPFKSGDEVLRAIRERSQVPVIILSARETTRTKIDLLNLGADDYITKPFDIDEVVARCEAALRRAGGSAAPRTLHRHAGLELDEDALTATAGGVDLALTATEFGLLTALIRDPRIVHPKARLYAEVWGEEYGYDERTVNAHMHNLRRKIKNAVDLDPIRTVWGIGYTLREQ, encoded by the coding sequence GTGAACCAGATTCCCGGGCCCGTCGTGCTGGTCGTCGAGGACGACCGGCAGGCCAGTGACCTGCTGGCCGAGATCCTGGGCGAACGGGGAATGCGGGTGGTGCAGGCCTTCACCGGCCCCGACGGCATGCGCCTGGCCCACACGGAACAGCCGGACCTGGTGCTGCTGGACCTGATGCTGCCCTTCAAGAGCGGCGACGAGGTGCTGCGAGCCATCCGGGAACGCAGCCAGGTGCCCGTGATCATCCTCTCGGCCCGGGAGACGACCCGCACCAAGATCGACCTGCTGAACCTGGGCGCCGACGACTACATCACCAAGCCCTTCGACATCGACGAGGTGGTTGCTCGCTGCGAGGCCGCACTGCGCCGCGCGGGGGGCAGCGCCGCGCCCCGCACGTTGCATCGACACGCCGGACTGGAACTCGACGAGGACGCGCTCACCGCGACGGCCGGTGGCGTGGACCTGGCCCTGACTGCGACGGAGTTCGGCCTGCTGACTGCGCTGATCCGGGACCCGCGGATCGTGCACCCGAAGGCGCGCCTCTATGCCGAGGTCTGGGGCGAGGAGTACGGCTACGACGAGCGCACCGTCAATGCCCACATGCACAACCTTCGTCGCAAGATCAAGAATGCCGTTGATCTTGATCCGATCAGGACCGTCTGGGGCATCGGCTACACGCTGCGCGAACAGTAG
- a CDS encoding DUF2200 domain-containing protein translates to MARHKIFDMSYASIHPHYVAKVERKGRTVAELLQVIDWLTGYDEAGLQAAIDDERSLEAFFAQAPAMNPHAELITGVICGIRVEEIEDPLMQQIRWMDKLVDELARGKRMSSILRTPKDVG, encoded by the coding sequence ATGGCCCGACACAAGATCTTCGACATGAGCTATGCCAGCATCCACCCGCACTATGTGGCGAAAGTGGAACGCAAGGGGCGCACCGTCGCGGAACTGCTGCAGGTGATCGATTGGTTGACCGGATATGACGAGGCAGGGCTGCAGGCCGCCATCGACGACGAGCGCAGTCTGGAGGCCTTCTTTGCCCAGGCCCCGGCGATGAATCCGCACGCTGAGTTGATCACCGGCGTGATCTGCGGAATACGCGTCGAGGAGATCGAAGATCCCCTGATGCAGCAGATCCGGTGGATGGACAAGCTCGTCGACGAGCTGGCCCGCGGCAAGAGGATGTCCAGCATCCTGCGCACCCCGAAGGACGTCGGCTGA
- a CDS encoding ABC transporter ATP-binding protein → MDEMVVRTQGLAKAYGKVKALDDVGIEIPRGEIYGLVGQNGAGKTTLIRLLTGLARPSAGTVELFGATGSAVVAQRSRIGALIEAPALSLDLTARQNLEALRVQRGLAGKHWTDEALEVVGLADTGKKPAGKFSLGMRQRLGLAVALLGRPELLILDEPVNGLDPTWMARVREDMVRRAHEDGTTILISSHLLAELDLFATRYGFIHHGRLVRQLTAGELHEQCQRTLRIRVDDAPRAATVLEEQLGICGYRVTDGHTLQLTDHLDSSAKINSALVGAGVQVSALDVRGASLEEYFTDLVKGA, encoded by the coding sequence ATGGACGAGATGGTGGTGCGGACCCAGGGCCTGGCCAAGGCCTATGGCAAGGTCAAGGCCCTGGATGACGTCGGGATCGAGATCCCGCGTGGCGAGATCTATGGCCTGGTGGGGCAGAACGGTGCGGGCAAGACGACGCTGATCCGGCTGCTCACCGGCCTGGCTCGCCCTTCGGCGGGGACGGTGGAGCTCTTCGGAGCAACCGGATCCGCGGTGGTGGCGCAGCGTTCGCGGATCGGCGCGCTGATCGAGGCGCCGGCGCTGAGCCTGGACCTGACGGCCCGGCAGAACCTGGAGGCGCTGCGGGTCCAGCGAGGACTGGCCGGAAAGCACTGGACGGACGAGGCTCTGGAGGTCGTCGGCCTGGCCGACACCGGCAAGAAGCCGGCTGGCAAGTTCAGCCTGGGCATGCGCCAGCGCCTGGGGCTGGCCGTCGCCCTGCTGGGTCGCCCCGAGCTGCTCATCCTGGACGAGCCGGTCAACGGGCTGGACCCCACCTGGATGGCACGGGTCCGGGAGGATATGGTGCGCCGTGCCCATGAGGACGGCACCACCATCCTGATCTCGTCCCACCTGCTGGCCGAGCTGGACCTGTTCGCCACCCGATACGGCTTCATTCACCATGGGCGGCTGGTGCGCCAGCTCACCGCCGGCGAGCTGCACGAGCAGTGCCAGCGCACGCTGCGGATCCGCGTCGACGACGCCCCGCGCGCCGCCACCGTGCTGGAGGAGCAGTTGGGCATCTGCGGCTACCGGGTGACCGATGGCCACACGCTGCAGCTGACCGATCATCTGGATTCCTCCGCCAAGATCAACTCCGCCCTGGTGGGTGCCGGTGTCCAGGTCAGCGCCCTCGACGTGCGTGGCGCCTCGCTGGAGGAGTACTTCACCGACCTCGTCAAGGGCGCCTGA
- a CDS encoding sensor histidine kinase, whose protein sequence is MRGSGAPAVLGVRGLRREIADISHDLKTPLIAVRGYLQLVQRDGAAADTSPRRLQTVLERVDDLGRLVDDFFELSVLDAGGRDLELGAVDATSVVSEALLGFYVAFEGKGIEPTVDLPPEPLMVHAEATALGRVARNLVANALAHGGGDVEVSLAREGERALLAVANQAPGLAQDEAERLFERFYRADPARTGAHAGLGLSIVQELVRQMGGRVQARVAHGRLRITVELPLAVG, encoded by the coding sequence GTGCGCGGCAGTGGCGCTCCGGCCGTCCTGGGCGTTCGCGGCCTGCGACGGGAGATCGCGGACATCTCCCATGACCTCAAGACGCCACTGATCGCGGTGCGTGGCTACCTCCAACTGGTCCAGCGGGATGGTGCTGCCGCGGACACCTCCCCGCGACGCCTGCAGACGGTGCTGGAGCGGGTTGATGATCTTGGACGGCTGGTGGACGACTTCTTCGAGCTCAGCGTGCTGGATGCGGGGGGCCGAGATCTGGAACTTGGGGCGGTGGACGCCACCTCGGTGGTGAGCGAGGCCCTGCTGGGCTTCTACGTCGCCTTCGAGGGCAAGGGGATCGAGCCGACGGTGGACCTTCCGCCCGAGCCCCTGATGGTGCATGCCGAGGCCACCGCACTGGGCCGGGTGGCGCGAAACCTCGTCGCCAATGCGCTGGCCCACGGAGGTGGGGACGTGGAGGTCTCGCTGGCGCGCGAGGGGGAGCGGGCCCTGCTCGCGGTGGCCAACCAGGCTCCGGGACTTGCCCAGGACGAGGCCGAAAGGCTCTTCGAACGCTTCTACCGGGCGGATCCGGCCCGGACCGGGGCGCATGCCGGGCTGGGCCTGTCCATCGTGCAGGAGCTGGTGCGCCAGATGGGTGGCCGGGTGCAGGCTCGGGTGGCGCATGGCCGGCTGCGGATCACCGTCGAGCTACCGCTGGCCGTTGGCTGA
- the nadE gene encoding ammonia-dependent NAD(+) synthetase, which translates to MRELQKVIMEEMGVKPAIDPAEEVERRVQFLCDYVKATGTKGFVLGISGGIDSTLAGRLAQLAVDRLRAEGAEADFVAVRLPHGVQADEADAAAAMDWVAASTEVTINIKAATDGMEGAFEEGTGMQISDFNKGNVKARMRMVAQYAIAGERNLLVIGTDHGSESTTGFFTKFGDGGADILPLFTLDKGQNRQLLQHLGAPERLWAKEPTADLLDGKPLRSDEDELGISYDHIDAYLQGQEIPDGVAEKLETKYLRSRHKRTTPVEIRDTWWR; encoded by the coding sequence ATGCGTGAACTGCAGAAGGTGATCATGGAGGAGATGGGCGTCAAGCCCGCCATCGACCCCGCCGAGGAGGTCGAGCGTCGCGTCCAGTTCCTGTGCGACTACGTGAAGGCGACCGGGACCAAGGGCTTCGTCCTGGGCATCTCCGGCGGCATCGACTCCACCCTGGCCGGCCGGCTGGCCCAGCTGGCCGTCGACCGGCTGCGTGCCGAAGGGGCCGAGGCGGACTTCGTCGCGGTGCGCCTGCCGCACGGGGTGCAGGCCGACGAGGCCGACGCTGCCGCCGCGATGGACTGGGTGGCCGCCAGCACCGAGGTGACCATCAACATCAAGGCCGCCACCGATGGCATGGAGGGCGCCTTCGAAGAGGGCACCGGCATGCAGATCAGCGACTTCAACAAGGGCAATGTGAAGGCCCGGATGCGGATGGTGGCGCAGTACGCCATTGCCGGCGAGCGCAATCTGCTGGTGATCGGCACCGACCACGGCTCGGAGTCCACCACCGGCTTCTTCACCAAGTTCGGCGACGGTGGCGCGGACATCCTGCCGCTGTTCACCCTGGACAAGGGCCAGAACCGCCAGCTGCTGCAGCACCTCGGCGCCCCGGAGCGGCTGTGGGCGAAGGAGCCGACGGCGGACCTGCTGGACGGCAAGCCGCTGCGCAGCGACGAGGACGAGCTGGGCATCAGTTACGACCACATCGACGCCTACCTGCAGGGCCAGGAGATCCCCGACGGGGTGGCCGAGAAGCTGGAGACCAAGTACCTGCGCAGCCGTCACAAGCGCACCACTCCGGTGGAGATCCGTGACACCTGGTGGAGGTGA
- a CDS encoding S1C family serine protease — protein MGLRRHLAALALAWALTACAPGAPTDTSPPPSTADGRSAAPSATSPGTPGQGAPAASAVDWSDVAKRVSPSVVAISVQARQGSSSGSGVVIDDKHVVTNHHVIEAASQGGGQVLVTLHDERVFATRLVGSDAASDLAVLEVVDPPKDLTAIETGSSDDLVVGAPVMAVGNPLGLAGTVTTGIVSALNRPVTAGDASQGSGEPVVTNAIQTSAAVNPGNSGGALVNADGKLVGINSSIATLEQGSGNIGISFAITQRQMQSVVDQILKSRKAEHPWLGVQVQDAIVEVDGSRRWAAGLGVVGADTPAQKAGLKDGDGITAIDGEAVDSALSLIAQVRERRVGSTAKLTVVRDGKQQQLEVSLAARPS, from the coding sequence GTGGGGTTGCGACGCCACCTTGCCGCGCTCGCCCTGGCCTGGGCCCTGACGGCCTGTGCCCCCGGCGCACCCACCGACACCTCGCCCCCGCCGTCCACCGCCGACGGTCGATCGGCTGCTCCTTCCGCCACGTCCCCCGGCACTCCGGGGCAGGGCGCGCCCGCCGCTTCGGCGGTGGACTGGTCCGATGTGGCCAAGCGCGTCTCGCCGAGCGTGGTGGCCATCTCCGTGCAGGCCCGTCAGGGTTCCTCATCGGGTTCCGGTGTGGTGATCGATGACAAGCACGTCGTGACCAACCACCACGTGATCGAGGCGGCCTCGCAGGGTGGTGGGCAGGTGCTGGTCACGCTGCATGACGAGCGTGTCTTCGCCACCCGTCTGGTGGGCAGTGATGCGGCCAGCGACCTCGCCGTGCTGGAGGTGGTGGATCCACCCAAGGACCTGACCGCCATCGAGACCGGCTCCTCCGATGATCTGGTGGTGGGTGCCCCGGTGATGGCGGTGGGCAATCCGCTGGGTCTCGCGGGGACGGTCACCACCGGAATCGTCAGCGCGCTCAACCGTCCGGTGACGGCCGGTGATGCCTCGCAGGGCAGCGGCGAGCCGGTGGTCACCAATGCCATCCAGACCTCGGCCGCGGTCAACCCGGGCAACTCCGGCGGGGCTCTGGTCAACGCCGACGGGAAGCTGGTGGGGATCAACTCCTCCATCGCCACGCTGGAGCAGGGCAGTGGCAACATCGGCATCAGCTTTGCCATCACGCAGCGCCAGATGCAGTCCGTGGTGGACCAGATCCTGAAGTCCCGCAAGGCCGAGCACCCGTGGCTGGGTGTCCAGGTGCAGGACGCCATCGTGGAGGTGGACGGTTCCCGACGGTGGGCCGCCGGCCTGGGGGTCGTCGGCGCCGACACGCCCGCGCAGAAGGCGGGGCTGAAGGACGGCGACGGCATCACGGCGATCGACGGGGAAGCAGTGGACTCCGCGCTCAGCTTGATTGCGCAGGTGCGGGAACGTCGGGTGGGCAGTACGGCCAAGCTGACGGTCGTGCGCGACGGGAAGCAGCAGCAGCTCGAGGTCTCCCTCGCCGCACGCCCGTCCTGA